The Pseudomonas orientalis genome contains a region encoding:
- the pyrC gene encoding dihydroorotase, which translates to MSDRLTLLRPDDWHIHLRDGAALPHTVADVARTFGRAIIMPNLVPPVRNAEQADAYRQRILAARPAGSRFEPLMVLYLTDRTQPSEIREAKASGFVYAAKLYPAGATTNSDSGVTSIDKILPAIEAMADVGMPLLIHGEVTRGDVDVFDREKIFIDEHMRRVVELFPTLKVVFEHITTADAVQFVTEASANVGATITAHHLLYNRNHMLVGGIRPHFYCLPILKRNTHQVALLDAATSGNPKFFLGTDSAPHAQHAKEAACGCAGCYTAFAAIELYAEAFEQRNALDKLEGFASLNGPRFYGLPANTDRITLVREDWTAPASLPFGELTVIPLRAGETLRWRLLEESK; encoded by the coding sequence ATGTCCGACCGCCTGACCCTGCTGCGTCCCGACGACTGGCATATACATCTTCGCGATGGTGCTGCGTTACCCCACACCGTGGCCGATGTCGCGCGCACCTTTGGCCGCGCCATCATCATGCCTAACCTGGTACCTCCGGTGCGTAACGCCGAGCAAGCCGACGCCTATCGCCAGCGTATCCTCGCTGCACGACCGGCCGGAAGCCGCTTCGAGCCGCTGATGGTGCTTTACCTCACCGACCGCACCCAGCCTTCGGAGATCCGCGAGGCCAAGGCCAGCGGCTTCGTGTACGCCGCCAAGCTGTACCCGGCCGGCGCGACCACCAACTCCGACTCCGGCGTGACCAGCATCGACAAGATCCTGCCGGCCATCGAAGCCATGGCCGATGTGGGCATGCCGCTGTTGATCCACGGTGAAGTCACCCGTGGCGATGTCGACGTGTTCGATCGCGAAAAAATCTTCATCGACGAACATATGCGCCGCGTGGTCGAGCTGTTCCCGACCCTCAAGGTGGTGTTCGAACACATCACCACCGCCGACGCCGTGCAGTTCGTCACCGAGGCTTCGGCCAACGTCGGCGCGACCATCACCGCACACCACCTGTTGTACAACCGCAACCACATGTTGGTGGGCGGTATTCGGCCGCACTTCTATTGCCTGCCGATCCTCAAGCGCAATACCCACCAGGTGGCGTTGCTGGATGCCGCGACCAGCGGCAACCCGAAGTTCTTCCTCGGCACCGATTCCGCGCCCCACGCCCAGCACGCCAAGGAAGCCGCCTGCGGTTGCGCGGGATGCTACACCGCGTTTGCCGCCATCGAGCTGTACGCTGAAGCGTTCGAACAACGCAATGCCCTGGACAAGCTGGAAGGTTTCGCCAGCCTCAACGGCCCGCGCTTCTATGGCCTGCCGGCCAATACCGACCGCATCACCCTGGTTCGTGAAGACTGGACCGCCCCCGCCAGCCTGCCGTTTGGCGAGCTGACCGTTATCCCGCTGCGCGCCGGTGAAACACTGCGCTGGCGCCTGCTGGAGGAAAGCAAGTGA
- a CDS encoding flagellar protein MotY yields MRQHYLALLSVFASLPAMALTFQTRLENIEWKVEGDQFECRLTQPITDFGSGEFVRRAGEQATFRLKAYSGSLGAGSATLLAAAAPWQPGRGDINLGAVRVGSGDVLFNSSQAQAGRLFTGLLEGRSPTVRHYGREGGYSEIRLLPVKFAKAYNDYQLCTTKLLPMNYDQVKQTEVGFPGGGIELDAAAKQKLSVIVAFMKADPTVNHIELNGHSDNSGNRLTNRDVSRRRALAVVDYFKANGIPESQITMRFHGESYPLAPNTNAANRARNRRVNVQLERVAAPEKPAPQAAAPSTPAATS; encoded by the coding sequence GTGCGCCAGCATTATCTAGCCCTGCTCAGTGTGTTCGCCAGCCTGCCCGCGATGGCCCTTACGTTCCAGACACGCCTGGAGAATATTGAGTGGAAAGTGGAGGGCGATCAGTTCGAGTGCCGCCTGACCCAGCCGATCACCGATTTCGGTTCGGGTGAATTTGTGCGCCGGGCGGGCGAGCAGGCGACCTTTCGCCTGAAAGCCTACAGTGGTTCGCTTGGTGCCGGCTCCGCCACGTTGCTGGCCGCCGCCGCGCCCTGGCAACCGGGCCGTGGCGACATCAACCTGGGTGCGGTACGCGTCGGCAGTGGTGATGTGCTGTTTAACAGCTCACAGGCCCAGGCCGGGCGTCTTTTTACCGGTCTGCTCGAAGGCCGCAGCCCGACCGTGCGGCATTACGGACGCGAAGGCGGTTATTCGGAAATTCGCCTGCTGCCGGTGAAGTTCGCCAAGGCCTACAACGACTATCAGTTGTGTACTACCAAGCTGTTGCCGATGAACTACGATCAGGTTAAACAGACGGAAGTCGGTTTCCCCGGTGGTGGCATCGAACTGGATGCAGCGGCCAAGCAGAAACTGTCGGTCATTGTCGCGTTCATGAAAGCCGACCCCACGGTCAACCACATCGAGCTGAACGGCCATTCGGATAACAGCGGCAACCGCCTGACCAACCGTGATGTCTCGCGACGCCGTGCCTTGGCGGTAGTGGACTACTTCAAGGCCAACGGCATCCCGGAATCCCAGATCACGATGCGTTTCCACGGTGAAAGCTACCCCTTGGCGCCCAACACCAATGCCGCCAACCGAGCGCGCAACCGTCGGGTCAACGTGCAGCTCGAACGCGTGGCGGCGCCCGAGAAACCGGCACCCCAGGCCGCAGCTCCGAGCACCCCTGCTGCGACCTCGTGA